The following coding sequences lie in one Miscanthus floridulus cultivar M001 chromosome 9, ASM1932011v1, whole genome shotgun sequence genomic window:
- the LOC136483432 gene encoding cation/H(+) antiporter 15-like has protein sequence MTAVANLTSRALEPTVKPLAAACYDNNLVNSQGMFLGDQPLRFSLPLLLVQVSVILILSAAAHLVLRRLGQSRFVTHMLVGIFLGPSVLGRSASFRDVLFSERGTYILESVSLVSLILFLFSMGVKTDLSLLRRPSGRAVAVGIMGAVVPLAVTLPVFHALQPTLPEDLKGSSLVTELAVRLSLSSFPVIADALSDLDLLNTDLGRIALTASLITDVTSWFIRACTAAVILIGDARSPAFTAKILASFVAFVLFVGFVARPAGRYIAYKRTPTGALLSEGSFVVVVIAALLSALVTDAIGFKYMIGPMMLGLALPGGMPIGATMTERLDSFFIALFLPVYMALSGYRTDLADFTRSEASEKWCALELFVALCVSGKLVGCVAAGLFFTMPFRDAIVLALMLNIRGIVEVAAINNWGDTMKATAEHYSMLTMSMVLITAVSTPLIKLLYDPSGQFARAKRRSLEHARLSADLRVLTCLYSEDHAAPLIDLLEASGSSRDSPMSLIVLHLTELVGRAASVLKPHRKSTRSSNSGGNPTPSDRIVNAFRYFEQQAAPGAVTVSPYVAQAPFSSMHHDVCSLAHSRKANLILLPFHKSSDGARSTANNAIRSINRSVLQYAPCSVAILVDHGLASGSACATASNSLLQRAALYFLGGADDREALAYAARMPEAGTMSLTVVRFKLRNWVGMGGQDEARDEELLQEFWARHRDNERVVYVEKTVEDAEGTASVVRAMSEKFDLLIVGRRGGESEGDPEGSTALTSGLSEWSEFPELGVLGDMLASAEFASKVSVLVIQQQPPKKMAAVGSSVND, from the coding sequence ATGACGGCGGTGGCCAACCTGACGTCGCGGGCGCTGGAGCCGACGGTGAAGCCGCTGGCGGCGGCGTGCTACGACAACAACCTGGTGAACTCGCAGGGCATGTTCCTGGGCGACCAGCCGCTGCGCTTCTCCCTACCTCTCCTCCTCGTGCAGGTCTCCGTCATCCTGATCCTCTCCGCGGCCGCGCACCTGGTGCTCCGCCGCCTCGGCCAGTCCCGCTTCGTCACCCACATGCTCGTCGGCATCTTCCTGGGTCCCTCCGTGCTGGGCCGCAGCGCGTCCTTCCGCGACGTGCTCTTCTCGGAGCGCGGCACCTACATACTCGAGAGCGTGTCCCTGGTGTcgctcatcctcttcctcttctccatGGGCGTCAAGACcgacctcagcctcctccgccggcCCAGCGGCCGCGCCGTTGCCGTCGGCATCATGGGCGCCGTCGTGCCGCTCGCGGTCACCCTGCCCGTCTTCCACGCGCTCCAGCCCACGCTGCCCGAGGACCTGAAGGGCTCCTCGCTCGTCACCGAGCTCGCCGtccgcctctccctctcctccttccCCGTCATCGCCGACGCGCTCTCCGACCTCGACCTCCTCAACACCGACCTCGGCCGCATCGCGCTCACGGCGTCGCTCATCACCGACGTCACCTCGTGGTTCATCCGTGCCTGCACCGCCGCGGTCATCCTCATCGGTGATGCCAGGTCGCCGGCCTTCACGGCCAAGATCCTGGCTTCCTTCGTCGCATTCGTGCTCTTCGTCGGCTTCGTCGCGCGCCCCGCCGGCCGGTACATCGCATACAAGCGCACCCCGACGGGGGCGCTCCTCTCCGAGGGCTCCTTCGTGGTGGTGGTCATCGCCGCGCTGCTGTCGGCACTGGTGACGGACGCCATCGGGTTCAAGTACATGATCGGGCCCATGATGCTGGGGCTGGCGCTCCCCGGCGGCATGCCCATCGGCGCCACCATGACGGAGCGCCTCGACTCCTTCTTCATCGCGCTCTTTCTGCCCGTCTACATGGCGCTCTCCGGCTACCGCACCGACCTCGCCGACTTCACCAGGTCCGAGGCGTCGGAGAAGTGGTGCGCGCTGGAGCTGTTCGTGGCGCTCTGCGTGTCGGGCAAGCTCGTCGGCTGCGTCGCCGCGGGGCTCTTCTTCACCATGCCGTTCCGGGACGCCATCGTGCTGGCGCTCATGCTCAACATCCGGGGCATCGTGGAGGTGGCCGCCATCAACAACTGGGGCGACACCATGAAGGCGACGGCGGAGCACTACTCGATGCTCACCATGTCCATGGTGCTCATCACCGCCGTGTCCACGCCGCTGATCAAGCTGCTGTACGACCCGTCGGGGCAGTTCGCGCGGGCGAAGCGGCGGTCGCTGGAGCACGCGCGGCTCAGCGCCGACCTCCGCGTGCTCACCTGCCTCTACAGCGAGGACCATGCGGCGCCGCTGATCGACCTGCTGGAGGCGTCGGGCTCCTCCCGCGACTCGCCCATGTCGCTCATCGTGCTCCACCTCACGGAGCTCGTCGGCCGCGCCGCGTCCGTGCTGAAGCCCCACCGGAAGAGCACGAGGTCGTCCAACAGCGGCGGCAACCCGACGCCGTCGGACCGCATCGTGAACGCGTTCCGGTACTTCGAGCAGCAGGCGGCACCGGGGGCGGTGACGGTGAGCCCGTACGTGGCGCAGGCGCCCTTCAGCTCGATGCACCACGACGTGTGCTCTCTGGCGCACAGCCGGAAGGCCAACCTCATCCTGCTCCCCTTCCACAAGTCCTCCGACGGCGCGCGCAGCACGGCGAACAACGCCATCCGCTCCATCAACCGGAGCGTGCTGCAGTACGCGCCCTGCTCCGTCGCCATCCTCGTGGACCACGGCCTCGCGTCCGGGTCGGCGTGCGCCACCGCCTCCAACAGCCTGCTCCAGCGGGCGGCGCTCTACTTCCTGGGCGGCGCCGACGACCGCGAGGCGCTGGCGTACGCGGCGCGGATGCCCGAGGCCGGGACCATGTCGCTGACGGTGGTGCGGTTCAAGCTCCGGAACTGGGTCGGGATGGGCGGGCAAGACGAGGCGCGAGACGAGGAGCTGCTGCAGGAGTTCTGGGCCAGGCACAGGGACAACGAGCGGGTGGTGTACGTGGAGAAGACGGTGGAGGACGCGGAGGGCACCGCGTCGGTGGTGCGCGCCATGAGCGAGAAGTTCGACCTGCTCATCGTGGGGCGCCGCGGCGGGGAGAGCGAAGGCGACCCGGAGGGGTCGACGGCGCTCACCAGCGGGCTGTCGGAGTGGAGCGAGTTCCCGGAGCTGGGTGTGCTGGGGGACATGCTCGCCTCCGCGGAGTTCGCGTCCAAGGTCTCCGTCCTCGTCATCCAGCAGCAGCCGCCCAAGAAAATGGCCGCCGTCGGAAGCTCCGTCAATGATTAG